From the genome of Pseudomonas sp. gcc21, one region includes:
- a CDS encoding type II toxin-antitoxin system VapC family toxin translates to MMVDTSVWVDHFRHGNDALVRLLEFDQVLTHRLIVGEIACGTPPSRNQTLSWLGGLKQAQQASVQETIDFIQRERLYGMGCGLVDIMLLASTMVTPGAKIWTLDKRLCTMAERLGVMHRPVD, encoded by the coding sequence GTGATGGTCGATACATCCGTTTGGGTCGATCACTTTCGTCACGGCAATGATGCTCTGGTTCGTCTTCTTGAGTTTGATCAGGTACTAACGCATCGGCTGATCGTTGGTGAAATTGCCTGCGGGACCCCACCCAGTCGCAACCAGACTCTTTCCTGGCTTGGCGGGCTGAAGCAAGCTCAACAGGCTAGCGTTCAGGAAACAATAGATTTCATCCAGCGTGAACGTCTGTACGGGATGGGTTGTGGTCTGGTCGATATAATGTTGCTTGCATCCACCATGGTCACGCCTGGGGCGAAGATCTGGACGCTGGATAAACGGCTGTGCACCATGGCAGAACGATTGGGCGTTATGCATCGGCCTGTTGATTGA
- a CDS encoding type II toxin-antitoxin system VapB family antitoxin: protein MRTTVTIDDALYEEALEVADPSMDKTELFREAVKTFIRVQSAKRLAALGATMPDMQNIPRRSVEASD from the coding sequence ATGAGAACCACCGTTACGATAGATGACGCACTGTATGAAGAGGCGCTCGAAGTTGCTGATCCGTCGATGGACAAGACTGAGTTGTTCAGGGAGGCCGTGAAGACCTTCATTCGAGTTCAATCGGCCAAGCGACTCGCAGCTCTTGGCGCAACCATGCCAGACATGCAGAATATTCCGCGGCGCAGCGTGGAGGCTTCAGATTGA
- a CDS encoding GMC family oxidoreductase, which translates to MSAELYLEALETPRGRGGRAPDVFSPTGWVPMREYPLDEPVDFAIVGTGAGGGTLAAKLAEAGFSVVAFDAGAWWRPLSEFASDEEHQQKLFWTEERLCDGDNPLVLGTNNSGRAVGGSTVHYAMVSLRFRPEWFRSRSLLGYGSDWPIDWREMWHYYREVEQMLGIAGPVRYPWGPKRPRYPYRQHELNGSALALARACEAQGIDWTSTPLATLSAPREQAPPCVYRGFCVTGCSTNAKQSVLNTWLPRALKAGAEVRDLAMVGRIETGPDGLASGVHYHREGSWHFQRARHVVVAGYAIETPRLLLNSANPRYPEGLANSSGLVGKNLMVHSNQAAWGLVDDEIRWYKGPPSLAISEHWNYCDDNKDFFGGYAFMSQGPLPAAWAETQVGNRGLWGQALVDEMEKYNHQVGLKIVGETLPQERNTVSLADECDAYGLPIARVSYSFCDNDLRLIDHSMRFLRDALAGIDAREIWSETEGTAHLMGTARMGSDPRTSVVDADCRSWDIRNLWVCDGSVFPTSGGVNPSLTIQAIACRTADRIREMARRGEL; encoded by the coding sequence ATGTCCGCTGAGTTGTATCTCGAGGCGCTGGAAACGCCGCGTGGCCGAGGCGGGCGCGCGCCGGACGTGTTCAGCCCGACGGGTTGGGTGCCGATGCGTGAGTATCCGCTCGACGAGCCGGTGGATTTTGCCATTGTCGGTACGGGCGCGGGTGGTGGCACGCTGGCCGCGAAACTGGCCGAGGCCGGCTTCTCGGTGGTCGCCTTCGACGCCGGTGCCTGGTGGCGACCGCTGTCGGAATTTGCCTCCGATGAAGAGCATCAGCAAAAGCTGTTCTGGACCGAGGAACGGCTGTGTGACGGTGATAACCCGCTGGTGCTTGGCACCAATAACAGCGGCAGGGCGGTTGGCGGCAGCACCGTGCATTACGCCATGGTATCGCTGCGGTTCCGCCCCGAATGGTTCAGGTCGCGCAGTCTGCTGGGCTACGGTTCTGATTGGCCGATTGACTGGCGGGAGATGTGGCACTACTACCGTGAGGTGGAACAGATGCTGGGTATTGCCGGCCCGGTCCGCTATCCATGGGGCCCCAAACGCCCGCGCTACCCCTATCGCCAACACGAGCTGAATGGCTCGGCGCTGGCTTTGGCGCGGGCCTGTGAAGCGCAAGGCATCGACTGGACGTCCACTCCACTGGCAACGCTGTCGGCCCCGCGCGAACAGGCGCCGCCTTGTGTCTACCGGGGATTTTGTGTGACAGGTTGCTCAACGAACGCCAAGCAGAGTGTGCTGAATACCTGGCTGCCGCGGGCGCTGAAAGCCGGTGCCGAGGTACGCGACCTGGCCATGGTCGGCCGCATCGAGACCGGGCCGGACGGCCTGGCCAGCGGCGTGCATTATCACCGCGAAGGCAGCTGGCACTTCCAGCGTGCCCGACACGTGGTGGTAGCCGGTTACGCCATCGAAACGCCCAGACTCCTGCTCAATTCGGCCAACCCGCGTTATCCGGAGGGGCTGGCGAATAGCTCGGGACTGGTCGGCAAGAATCTGATGGTGCACAGCAACCAGGCGGCCTGGGGGCTGGTCGACGACGAAATCCGCTGGTACAAGGGCCCGCCTTCACTGGCCATCAGCGAACACTGGAACTACTGCGACGACAACAAGGATTTCTTCGGCGGCTATGCCTTCATGAGTCAGGGACCGCTGCCGGCTGCGTGGGCAGAAACCCAGGTCGGCAATCGCGGTCTGTGGGGCCAGGCGCTGGTTGATGAGATGGAAAAATACAATCATCAGGTGGGTCTGAAGATCGTCGGCGAGACGCTTCCGCAGGAACGTAACACTGTTAGCCTGGCAGATGAGTGTGATGCCTACGGCTTGCCCATCGCCCGCGTCAGTTACTCTTTCTGCGACAACGATTTACGATTGATCGATCACTCCATGCGCTTTCTGCGTGACGCTCTGGCGGGTATCGATGCACGCGAGATATGGTCCGAGACGGAAGGCACCGCACATCTGATGGGCACTGCCAGAATGGGCAGCGATCCACGCACCAGTGTGGTCGACGCCGACTGCCGCAGCTGGGATATACGCAATCTCTGGGTCTGTGACGGCTCGGTATTCCCCACGTCCGGCGGCGTCAATCCCTCACTGACCATCCAGGCCATCGCCTGTCGCACCGCTGATCGCATCCGCGAAATGGCGCGGCGCGGTGAGCTTTAA
- a CDS encoding gluconate 2-dehydrogenase subunit 3 family protein yields MSRRYPGYDVQSKRGGPSWNDATRQVVDARLAVPREPRFLDAAQWSILRALCACVVPQPHDRPEVPVAALIDARLLADQGDGYRDARLPPFRQAWCIGLAALDAEALDRHAQGFATLSRTQQEQLLADAQAGELVHPAWQGMPSRLFFSLRLAHDITAAYYRHPVAWNELGFGGPAAPRGYVRLGANHRDAWESAEARPGTESRARELNRHVR; encoded by the coding sequence ATGAGCCGGCGATATCCCGGATATGACGTGCAGTCCAAGCGAGGCGGGCCATCCTGGAACGATGCAACCCGACAGGTCGTGGACGCGCGTCTGGCTGTGCCGCGTGAGCCGCGGTTTCTCGACGCCGCGCAATGGTCCATCTTGCGTGCGCTCTGTGCGTGCGTGGTACCGCAACCGCATGATCGGCCCGAGGTACCCGTGGCGGCGCTGATCGACGCACGTCTGCTGGCCGATCAGGGTGACGGTTATCGGGATGCGCGCCTGCCCCCGTTCCGCCAGGCCTGGTGTATCGGGCTGGCCGCGCTGGATGCCGAAGCGCTGGATCGCCATGCGCAAGGCTTCGCAACGCTGAGCCGTACGCAGCAGGAGCAGTTACTGGCTGACGCGCAGGCTGGTGAGCTGGTTCACCCCGCCTGGCAGGGCATGCCGTCTCGCTTGTTTTTCAGTCTGCGTCTGGCGCACGACATTACTGCAGCCTATTACCGCCATCCCGTCGCCTGGAATGAACTCGGCTTCGGCGGCCCTGCGGCGCCCCGCGGTTATGTCCGTCTGGGCGCCAATCACCGTGACGCCTGGGAATCCGCTGAAGCCAGGCCGGGGACTGAATCCAGGGCGCGGGAGCTGAATCGCCATGTCCGCTGA
- a CDS encoding enolase C-terminal domain-like protein, whose amino-acid sequence MSLSAAPLISSVRACAYQIPTEAPEADGTLQWNATTLILVELDAAGETGLGYTYADAALLSLIDRQLRPVLEGASPLDIGAIVDRLWISVRNLGRSGLCACAISAIDTALWDLKARLLGLPLVRLLGARRESAPVYGSGGFTTQAGTPLCEQLAAWTRDDGCRWVKMKVGADPAADFQRVDEARQAIGDAGLFIDANGAHSSRTAIAFARRIADSQVSWFEEPVSSDDIRGLRAVRDAIGAAGQPMDIAAGEYAYTPDDVRRLLESGAVDVLQADVTRCGGISGFLQAAALCEAFHIDLSAHCAPALHRHVACAAPRLRHVEWFQDHVRLESMLFAGAPQVRDGVIRPDPDQPGHGLAFRHADARRYAI is encoded by the coding sequence ATGAGTTTGTCCGCCGCTCCGCTGATCAGCAGCGTGCGCGCCTGCGCCTATCAGATCCCGACCGAGGCGCCCGAGGCGGACGGCACGCTGCAATGGAACGCCACCACGCTGATACTGGTCGAGCTGGACGCCGCAGGCGAAACCGGGCTGGGTTATACCTACGCGGATGCTGCGTTGCTGTCTTTGATCGATAGGCAGCTGCGACCGGTGCTCGAAGGTGCCAGCCCGCTGGATATCGGTGCGATAGTTGATCGACTCTGGATCAGCGTTCGCAATCTCGGGCGCTCCGGGCTCTGTGCCTGCGCCATTTCGGCGATCGATACCGCGCTGTGGGATCTCAAGGCCAGGCTGCTCGGTCTGCCGCTGGTGCGGCTGCTGGGCGCCAGGCGCGAATCGGCCCCCGTCTACGGTAGCGGTGGCTTCACTACCCAGGCCGGCACGCCGCTGTGTGAGCAGCTCGCCGCCTGGACGCGGGACGACGGTTGCCGCTGGGTCAAAATGAAGGTGGGTGCCGACCCGGCTGCTGATTTTCAGCGCGTGGACGAGGCGCGACAGGCGATAGGCGATGCCGGTCTGTTTATCGACGCTAACGGAGCGCATAGCAGCCGCACCGCTATTGCCTTCGCCCGCCGGATCGCCGATTCACAGGTGAGCTGGTTCGAGGAACCCGTCAGCTCCGACGATATACGCGGTCTGCGCGCCGTACGCGATGCGATCGGTGCCGCCGGCCAGCCGATGGATATTGCTGCTGGCGAATACGCTTATACCCCTGACGATGTTCGCCGTCTGCTGGAAAGCGGTGCGGTCGATGTGCTGCAGGCCGATGTAACGCGCTGTGGGGGTATCAGCGGCTTTCTACAGGCGGCGGCGCTGTGCGAGGCGTTTCATATTGATCTTTCAGCGCACTGTGCGCCGGCCTTGCATCGGCATGTGGCCTGCGCCGCGCCGCGTCTGCGCCATGTCGAATGGTTCCAGGATCATGTGCGGCTTGAGAGCATGCTGTTCGCAGGCGCACCGCAGGTCAGGGATGGCGTGATCAGGCCTGATCCAGATCAGCCCGGGCATGGATTGGCGTTCCGACACGCTGATGCCCGGCGCTACGCAATCTGA
- a CDS encoding thiamine pyrophosphate-requiring protein, whose translation MATVSEYFVERLYQWGIRRIYGYPGDGINGVFGALSRANGKIKFIQARHEEMAAFMASADAKFSGGLGVCIATSGPGASHLLTGLYDARMDHMPVLAITGQQARTCLGGHYQQELDLVSMFKDVAGAFVQQASAPAQVRHLVDRAIRTAYGERKVAAIILPNDLQEMEYSEPERSHGTIHSGIGYSRPKVVPYETDLRLAADVLNEGKKVAILVGAGALQATDEVIQIAEKLGAGVAKALLGKAALPDDLPWVTGSIGLLGTEPSYKLMTECDTLLMIGSGFPYSEFLPEEGQARGVQIDLKADMLSLRYPMEVNLEGDAAETLRALLPLLQDKTDRSWRKDVEAWRADWEQTLEARAMVSANPINPQRVAFELSPRLPDRAIITCDSGSAANWFARDIKIRRDMMCSLSGGLASMGAGVPYAIAAKFTHPDRPVIALVGDGAMQMNNMAELITVAKYWQEWTNKQWICAVFNNEDLNQVTWEQRVMEGDPKYEAAQRIPSVPYHQFAESIGLKGIYVDSEDRVAAAWEEALASDRPVLIEFKTDPDVPPLPPHIKLEQAKQYAATLLQGDPDQRGIITQTVKQVLGGVLPQDQSDESGKDQSGQ comes from the coding sequence ATGGCCACAGTCAGCGAATATTTTGTCGAACGGCTTTACCAGTGGGGCATACGCCGCATCTATGGTTACCCCGGTGACGGTATCAATGGCGTGTTCGGCGCGCTCAGTCGGGCCAACGGCAAGATCAAGTTCATTCAGGCCCGGCATGAGGAAATGGCCGCCTTCATGGCTTCAGCTGACGCCAAGTTCTCAGGCGGTCTTGGCGTTTGTATCGCCACCTCCGGCCCGGGCGCTTCGCACTTACTGACCGGGCTATACGATGCACGCATGGATCATATGCCCGTGCTGGCTATTACCGGGCAGCAGGCGCGCACCTGTCTGGGCGGTCATTACCAGCAGGAGCTGGATCTCGTCTCCATGTTCAAGGATGTTGCTGGCGCCTTTGTGCAGCAGGCCAGCGCGCCGGCGCAGGTACGGCATCTGGTGGACCGTGCGATTCGTACTGCATACGGCGAGCGCAAGGTGGCGGCGATCATTCTGCCGAACGATTTACAGGAGATGGAATACAGCGAACCTGAGCGTTCCCACGGCACCATCCATTCCGGTATCGGTTACAGCAGGCCTAAGGTTGTGCCCTATGAGACAGACCTGCGCTTGGCCGCCGACGTGCTGAACGAAGGCAAAAAAGTCGCCATTCTGGTGGGCGCTGGCGCTTTGCAGGCTACCGACGAGGTGATTCAGATCGCCGAGAAACTCGGCGCGGGTGTCGCCAAGGCGCTGTTGGGCAAGGCGGCGCTGCCCGACGATCTGCCCTGGGTGACGGGCTCGATCGGCCTGCTGGGTACCGAACCCAGCTACAAGCTGATGACCGAATGCGACACCCTGCTGATGATCGGCTCCGGCTTTCCCTACTCGGAATTCCTCCCTGAAGAAGGCCAGGCACGCGGCGTGCAGATAGATTTGAAAGCCGACATGCTCAGCCTGCGTTATCCCATGGAGGTAAATCTGGAGGGCGATGCGGCAGAAACCCTGCGTGCGCTGTTGCCCCTGTTACAGGACAAGACCGATCGCAGCTGGCGCAAGGACGTGGAAGCCTGGCGCGCCGACTGGGAGCAGACCCTTGAAGCCCGCGCCATGGTATCGGCCAACCCGATCAATCCGCAGCGGGTGGCGTTCGAGCTCTCGCCGCGCCTGCCGGACCGCGCAATCATCACCTGCGATTCAGGGTCCGCCGCCAACTGGTTTGCCCGCGACATCAAGATCCGCCGCGACATGATGTGCTCGCTGTCCGGCGGGCTGGCCTCCATGGGTGCTGGTGTGCCCTACGCCATCGCCGCCAAGTTCACTCATCCCGACCGGCCGGTGATTGCTCTGGTCGGCGACGGTGCCATGCAGATGAACAACATGGCCGAGCTGATAACGGTCGCCAAGTACTGGCAGGAATGGACCAACAAGCAGTGGATCTGCGCCGTATTCAACAACGAGGATCTTAACCAAGTGACCTGGGAGCAGCGGGTCATGGAGGGCGATCCCAAATACGAAGCGGCCCAGCGTATTCCCAGCGTGCCTTACCATCAATTCGCCGAATCGATCGGACTGAAGGGCATCTATGTCGACAGTGAAGACCGGGTCGCCGCGGCCTGGGAGGAGGCGCTAGCGTCCGACCGGCCGGTATTGATCGAGTTCAAGACTGACCCCGATGTTCCGCCGCTGCCGCCGCACATCAAGCTGGAGCAGGCCAAACAATACGCAGCGACCCTGTTGCAGGGCGATCCGGACCAGCGCGGGATTATCACCCAGACAGTCAAACAGGTGCTCGGCGGCGTGCTGCCACAGGATCAAAGCGATGAGAGCGGCAAGGACCAGAGCGGGCAATGA
- a CDS encoding acetoacetate--CoA ligase, producing the protein MPAPFWTPSPDRIAASRMDHFRRYVEQRHQVELADYPALHAWSIEQRGAFWQAIVDFFEVRFATPPIDVLLKGEAMPGAQWFPGATLNFAEHLLRRRDVHPALVAVAESGNREQLSYAELSAHVAGLQRALREAGVEAGDRVAACMPNIWQTVVGMLAATSLGAVWSSCSPDFGTQGVVDRFGQIEPKLLIACAGYQYAGKQIDLTDKLKDILAQLPSLEQLVLVPYTHAEASSADFESVVPTSLWQDFYQAGGEPKFVPVPFNHPLYILYSSGTTGVPKCIVHGTGGTLLQHLKEHGLHTDLGAEDRLFYFTTCGWMMWNWLVSGLAVGATLVLYDGSPFEPQAQRLMDLIDAEGISVFGTSARYIAALEKAGCTPRKTHQLSRLRALLSTGSPLAPEGFEYVYRDIEADLCLSSISGGTDIVSCFALGNPILPVWPGELQCAGLGMAVEVWNEQGERVYGKKGELVCTQPFPSMPVGFWRDDDGSRFHKAYFARFPGVWAHGDYAEETPHGGLIIHGRSDAVLNPGGVRIGTAEIYRQVEKVEEVLESIAVGQHWQGDERIVLAVRLRDGVALDAALEQRIRQVIRANATPRHVPARIFAVVDIPRTVSGKIVEVAVRETIHGRPVKNTDALANPEALEYFRDRPELAS; encoded by the coding sequence ATGCCCGCACCGTTCTGGACGCCCTCACCCGACCGCATTGCTGCCAGCCGGATGGACCACTTTCGGCGCTATGTTGAACAGCGCCATCAGGTTGAGCTGGCTGATTACCCGGCGTTGCACGCTTGGAGCATCGAGCAGCGCGGCGCCTTCTGGCAGGCCATTGTGGATTTCTTCGAGGTGCGTTTTGCGACGCCGCCTATTGACGTACTGCTTAAAGGCGAAGCCATGCCGGGCGCGCAGTGGTTTCCCGGCGCGACGCTGAATTTTGCCGAGCATCTGCTGCGCCGTCGAGACGTTCATCCTGCATTGGTTGCCGTCGCTGAGAGCGGCAATCGCGAGCAGCTCAGTTACGCCGAATTAAGCGCGCACGTCGCCGGGCTGCAGCGAGCGCTGCGTGAAGCCGGTGTGGAAGCTGGCGACCGGGTTGCCGCCTGCATGCCCAACATCTGGCAGACGGTGGTGGGCATGCTCGCCGCGACCAGCCTGGGCGCCGTGTGGTCATCCTGCTCGCCGGATTTCGGTACCCAGGGCGTGGTTGATCGTTTCGGTCAGATCGAGCCCAAGCTGCTGATCGCCTGCGCTGGCTATCAGTACGCCGGCAAGCAGATCGATCTCACCGACAAGCTCAAGGACATCCTCGCGCAACTGCCTTCGCTGGAGCAGCTGGTGCTGGTGCCCTATACGCACGCCGAGGCAAGTTCAGCGGATTTCGAATCCGTTGTACCCACCAGCCTGTGGCAGGACTTTTACCAGGCCGGCGGCGAGCCGAAATTCGTGCCAGTACCCTTCAATCACCCGCTGTATATCCTTTACTCCAGCGGCACCACCGGCGTGCCCAAGTGCATCGTGCATGGCACCGGCGGCACGCTGCTGCAGCACCTGAAGGAGCATGGCCTGCACACTGACCTGGGGGCCGAGGACAGGCTGTTTTATTTCACCACCTGTGGCTGGATGATGTGGAACTGGCTGGTCTCGGGGCTGGCGGTCGGCGCCACGCTGGTGCTGTACGACGGCTCCCCCTTCGAGCCGCAAGCGCAACGGCTGATGGACCTGATCGATGCTGAAGGCATCAGCGTATTCGGCACCAGCGCCCGCTATATCGCCGCGCTGGAAAAGGCCGGCTGCACACCGCGCAAAACCCATCAGCTGAGCCGCTTGAGAGCCCTGCTGTCGACCGGCTCGCCGCTGGCGCCGGAAGGCTTTGAATATGTGTATCGCGATATCGAGGCGGACCTGTGTCTGTCGTCCATTTCTGGCGGCACGGATATCGTTTCGTGCTTCGCGCTGGGCAATCCGATACTACCGGTGTGGCCCGGTGAGTTGCAGTGTGCGGGCTTGGGCATGGCGGTCGAGGTATGGAATGAGCAGGGCGAACGCGTTTACGGCAAGAAAGGCGAGCTGGTATGCACGCAGCCTTTTCCGTCGATGCCTGTCGGCTTCTGGCGGGATGACGACGGTAGCCGCTTTCACAAGGCGTATTTCGCGCGGTTTCCCGGTGTCTGGGCGCATGGCGATTACGCAGAGGAAACGCCGCACGGCGGGTTGATCATTCACGGCCGGTCCGACGCGGTACTCAACCCCGGCGGAGTGCGCATTGGTACCGCCGAGATCTATAGGCAGGTCGAAAAGGTTGAGGAAGTGCTCGAATCCATCGCCGTCGGCCAGCACTGGCAAGGCGATGAACGCATCGTGCTGGCGGTGCGGTTGCGCGACGGCGTAGCGCTGGACGCGGCGCTGGAACAACGCATCCGCCAGGTCATCCGCGCCAATGCCACCCCGCGGCATGTGCCGGCGCGCATCTTTGCGGTTGTCGATATCCCGCGCACGGTCAGCGGCAAGATCGTTGAAGTGGCGGTTCGCGAGACAATTCATGGGCGACCGGTGAAGAACACCGATGCGCTGGCGAATCCGGAAGCGCTGGAATACTTTCGTGATCGACCGGAGCTGGCTAGTTAA
- a CDS encoding hydroxymethylglutaryl-CoA lyase: MNHSLPTQVRLVEVGPRDGLQNEKQPISVADKVRLVDDLTDAGLQYIEVGSFVSPKWVPQMAGSAEVFAGIKQRPGVIYAALAPNLKGLDAALAADVKEVAVFAAASESFSQKNINCSIAESLARFTPLMQQAQQHGLRVRGYISCVLGCPYEGAVPPEQVASIAAELLAMGCYEVCLADTIGVGTAGQTRSLFDFVGRDIPRQQLAGHFHDTYGQALTNIYAGLLEGISVFDSSVAGLGGCPYAAGATGNVATEDVLYLLNGLGIHTGVDLDQVIAAGQRICTLLDKPNGSRVARAILAQA; encoded by the coding sequence ATGAATCACAGCCTGCCCACCCAGGTACGCCTCGTTGAAGTGGGCCCCCGCGATGGACTGCAGAACGAGAAGCAGCCGATCAGCGTTGCCGACAAGGTGCGGCTGGTCGATGACCTGACCGACGCTGGCCTGCAATACATCGAGGTCGGCAGCTTTGTCTCGCCCAAGTGGGTGCCACAGATGGCCGGCAGCGCCGAGGTGTTTGCCGGTATCAAACAGCGCCCGGGAGTGATCTATGCGGCCCTGGCGCCGAATCTCAAAGGGCTGGACGCGGCGTTGGCGGCGGACGTGAAGGAAGTCGCAGTGTTCGCCGCCGCCTCGGAGTCGTTCTCGCAGAAGAACATCAACTGCTCCATCGCCGAAAGTCTGGCGCGCTTCACTCCGCTCATGCAGCAGGCGCAGCAACATGGCCTGCGGGTGCGCGGCTATATTTCCTGCGTGTTGGGTTGCCCCTATGAAGGCGCGGTGCCGCCTGAGCAGGTGGCAAGCATCGCCGCTGAATTGTTGGCGATGGGCTGCTATGAGGTGTGTCTGGCGGACACGATCGGCGTCGGCACCGCCGGCCAGACGCGCAGCCTGTTTGATTTTGTTGGCCGCGATATCCCGCGCCAGCAGCTGGCCGGTCACTTTCACGATACCTACGGCCAGGCGCTGACCAATATCTACGCCGGACTGCTTGAAGGTATCAGCGTATTCGACAGCTCGGTCGCCGGACTTGGCGGCTGCCCCTACGCCGCGGGTGCTACCGGCAACGTCGCGACAGAGGACGTGCTCTATCTGCTCAATGGGCTGGGTATCCATACCGGCGTCGATCTGGATCAGGTGATCGCCGCCGGGCAACGCATCTGCACCCTGCTCGACAAGCCGAACGGTTCGCGTGTGGCGCGGGCAATCTTGGCCCAGGCCTGA
- a CDS encoding acetyl/propionyl/methylcrotonyl-CoA carboxylase subunit alpha, with translation MISRLLVANRGEIACRIMRTCRELGIVSVAVHSDIDHDARHVREADLAVALGGAKPAESYLRIDAIIEAARRSGCQAIHPGYGFLSENAEFARAIEAAGLILLGPPASAIDAMGSKSAAKALMHEAGVPLVPGYHGADQSLETFRDEASRIGYPVLLKASAGGGGKGMKVVESESELAEALASAQREARSSFGDERILVEKYLLKPLHIEIQVFADRHGGCIYLNERDCSIQRRHQKVVEEAPAPGLTPALRAAMGEAAVKAAQAIGYVGAGTVEFLLDERGDFFFMEMNTRLQVEHPVTEAITGLDLVAWQIRIAEGEPLPLGQSQVPLNGHAIEVRLYAEDPASGFLPSTGRLELYREPAAGPGRRVDSGVEQGDEVSPFYDPMLAKLIAWGETRELARRRLLQMLGETVVGGLHTNLAFLTRVIAHPAFAAAELDTDFIPQYEAQLLPTPEPLADAFWQAAADAWLATEPPIQRHGDMYSPWSRLTGWRAGLSAAQPLHLSCAGERKRIVPCADHAATAAAQYIRQGATLYLHWHHDWLAVRAVDPLADVQASLAPQGSLTAPMNGNIVRVLVQTGDEVAAGAPLVVLEAMKMEHSIRAPAAGQVREIFYAEGAMVAEGAVLIDLQSPAEAQ, from the coding sequence ATGATCAGTCGCCTGCTGGTCGCCAATCGCGGCGAAATTGCCTGCCGGATCATGCGCACCTGCCGCGAGTTGGGCATTGTCTCCGTGGCTGTGCACAGCGACATCGACCATGACGCGCGTCATGTGCGCGAGGCAGACCTGGCAGTCGCGCTGGGCGGAGCCAAGCCCGCCGAAAGTTATCTGCGCATAGATGCCATCATCGAGGCCGCACGCCGGAGCGGCTGTCAGGCGATTCACCCGGGCTACGGTTTCCTCTCGGAGAATGCCGAGTTCGCCCGCGCCATCGAAGCCGCCGGGTTGATCCTGCTTGGCCCGCCTGCGTCGGCCATCGACGCCATGGGCAGCAAATCCGCCGCCAAGGCCTTGATGCATGAGGCCGGTGTGCCACTGGTGCCAGGCTATCATGGCGCAGACCAGAGCCTTGAAACCTTCCGGGATGAAGCGTCACGTATCGGTTATCCGGTGCTGCTCAAGGCCAGCGCGGGCGGTGGCGGCAAGGGCATGAAGGTGGTCGAGTCCGAATCCGAGCTGGCCGAGGCATTGGCCTCGGCGCAACGGGAAGCGCGGTCATCCTTCGGTGATGAGCGGATACTGGTTGAGAAATATCTGCTCAAGCCCCTGCATATCGAGATCCAGGTGTTCGCTGATCGGCATGGTGGCTGTATCTACCTCAACGAACGCGATTGTTCCATCCAGCGGCGACATCAGAAAGTCGTCGAGGAAGCGCCAGCTCCCGGCCTGACGCCCGCGCTACGTGCCGCCATGGGCGAAGCGGCGGTCAAGGCAGCACAGGCGATCGGTTATGTGGGTGCCGGGACTGTTGAGTTCCTGCTCGACGAGCGTGGCGACTTCTTCTTCATGGAGATGAACACCCGGTTGCAGGTCGAGCATCCAGTCACTGAAGCCATCACCGGGCTGGATCTGGTCGCCTGGCAGATACGCATCGCCGAGGGTGAGCCGCTGCCGCTGGGCCAATCGCAGGTACCGCTCAATGGTCACGCGATCGAAGTGCGGCTTTATGCCGAGGATCCTGCCAGCGGGTTTCTGCCGTCAACGGGCCGGCTTGAGCTGTACCGCGAGCCGGCGGCGGGTCCCGGCCGCCGGGTAGATAGCGGCGTTGAGCAAGGTGATGAGGTTTCACCCTTCTATGATCCGATGCTCGCCAAGCTGATTGCCTGGGGCGAGACGCGGGAGCTGGCCAGACGGCGGTTGCTGCAAATGCTCGGCGAAACAGTGGTTGGCGGGCTGCACACCAATCTGGCGTTTCTGACGCGGGTCATAGCCCATCCGGCCTTTGCTGCGGCGGAGCTGGATACCGATTTCATTCCGCAGTACGAGGCGCAGTTGCTACCCACGCCCGAGCCCTTGGCTGATGCGTTCTGGCAGGCCGCCGCTGATGCCTGGCTTGCCACTGAACCGCCTATCCAGCGGCACGGTGATATGTATTCGCCCTGGAGCCGCCTCACTGGCTGGCGCGCGGGCCTGAGCGCTGCCCAGCCATTGCATCTGAGCTGCGCCGGTGAACGTAAGCGAATAGTCCCCTGCGCCGATCACGCGGCAACCGCTGCCGCACAATACATTCGCCAGGGCGCGACGCTGTACCTGCACTGGCACCACGACTGGCTGGCGGTACGGGCCGTCGATCCGCTGGCGGACGTGCAGGCTTCCCTTGCGCCGCAGGGCAGCCTGACCGCGCCGATGAACGGCAACATCGTTCGGGTGTTGGTGCAGACCGGGGATGAGGTGGCCGCCGGCGCGCCGCTGGTTGTGCTGGAGGCAATGAAGATGGAGCATAGTATTCGCGCCCCGGCCGCCGGACAGGTGCGCGAGATTTTCTACGCTGAAGGGGCGATGGTGGCCGAAGGCGCGGTATTGATAGACCTGCAAAGCCCCGCTGAAGCCCAATAG